A window of Quercus robur chromosome 12, dhQueRobu3.1, whole genome shotgun sequence genomic DNA:
TTATAGAATAGTGAGACTTATGCTTATTCTTCCAGTTTCTACTGCTACTACAGAACGAGAATTTTCAGTTATGAAAGTTGTCAAAACTAACCTtcaaaacaaaatggaaaatgattttttgatgGACTCTTTGATGTTATACATTGAAAAGGATATAGTTTCGACATTTAGTTTGGATTCAATCgtagatgattttgaaaatttaaaagagcGTTGAGTTCCCTTTTCATAGATGATTGTACAAAGAAATAATAGTATtttgtgtcttttgtttttgttagtagatgattgtatcttaatatattaagaaacaatgatttttgggtattggtcttggttgatagtttattaatactatatggatacgtatttgaattttttttttctcgcttATCTTCGGCCCCTCCAACTAAAAATCCTGGGTTCGTCCCTGCAggtgagcaaaaaagtaatttaaaattttaattcaagttagaaccaataataacttactaCTTATGACATTCTTTAAGAGTTGgacattttttaatatacacCACCATCAGTTTTTTTAAGACATTCTCTTCTCTCCATGTGTATGTGctaaaaatacttaatattctcaaaaaaaaaaaaaatactcataatttgttgtgaaaatattataaacgtagcatttctcaaaacaaaaattcttcTGGCTCATTCTCGAATTTTAGGCCAAGCTAGAGGCGCAGAGTTGGTTTATCTTTATAAACTAGGCTTTCGCTTTATTTGACGTGTATATCTAAATGCTACACTTTCTTTACAATTCACTGGGCTTCGTTCAACGTGAAACTCTGTTGGGCCTCCTCATACGCCTAAACCTAAATCAAGAAAAGCCCTGgcaaaaagctcaaaaaaaaaaaaaaaaaaaattatatcacatcatattgtaattttatattattattatataataaaagttgtgtcCACTTTTACTCATTCAGATGAAATCTCCTTTTTCCTTTATGTACATATTTTCTCTTTGCATTTTGTTATATATAcattatcaaaaattaaaattagttttcctctatttttttttatttaaaattaggTAAAAAATACACAATTGCTATTAAAGGTTACCTATGAGTTATATTGGttactaaattaaaaaaaatagcattttttgtctttaaattttaaattgaccTTTATTAATTACTGTCAAAATCTTTTACTTTCTTGTTGTATAACATAATGATAatgctttttaaattttttttttttttttttttaactttaactttagatatatatagcactcatttttaaaacttcaaagACATATAGTGATCACTTGAAATTTCAAAGACTAAAAGCACTTATTTTTTGAACTTTATAAACCAATAGtactaatataaaattaaatgtgCGTGGAGTTCTTATTATGGCTCAAGAGAGCATGTGTGTCACAATGTCTTTACATCAATTAGTGTCGTAGAAAAAAAGACTATATTTACCGCTAGGAGAAGTGATATTTTTCCACTATTTATTTTCCCACTTCTCCACTTGCCTAATTTGGGCAGGATTACGGAGGTCAAAAAATCCATCACCGAGCTTTTACATCATGAGGAGGTCTTCTGGAAACAGCGGTCTAGAGCTGTATGGCTTCCTGCTGGGGATAAGAACACAAAGTTCTTTCACCAGCGTGCAAGCCATAGACGACGCCTAAATCATATCAACGGTTTGCATGATGGGCAGGGAGTTTGGCAAACAGATGAGGGTAGGGTGGCCTTTATAGCTGAGGAGTATTACAAAGAATTGTTTACCTCCAATAATCCGATGCACATGGATGAGGTGTTAGACTCTATAGACCGGGTTGTCACAGACGGCATGAATGAAACTTTAGTGCAGCCGTACACTGAGGATGAGGTTCGTACAGCATTGTTCCAGATGCACCCCTCAAAAGCCCCGGGTCCGGATGGTAtgtctccttttttctttcaaaagtaCTGGCATGTTGTAGGGCAGGATGTTACCTCTGCTGTGCTCTCGGTTTTACATTCAGGGAGATGCCTCCGTAAAATGAACTTTACTCACATTGTGCTTGTCCCAAAAGTAAATGACCCCCAGCATATTACTGAATTCCGTCCGATCAGCTTGAGTAATGTGGTCTCTAGAATTGTATCTAAGGTGTTAGCAAACAGGTTGAAAACTATCCTCCCTAATGTCATCTCGGATTCACAAAGTGCATTTGTACCAGGTAGGCTTATTACTGATAATACGACAGTGGCATTTGAGATGTTGCATCGAATGCGAAATAGGAGGCGCGGACGTACTGGGCACATGGCTGTCAAGTTGGATATCAGTAAGGCATATGATCGAGTGGAATGGGCTTTCCTTAGAAGGATAATGCTCATGTTGGGGTTATCTGTGCAGTGGGTAGATTTGGCCATGGAAACTGTTTGCACAGCCTCCTACTCCATTCTTATAAATGGAGAGCCAAAAGGTTTCATCACCCCAACCCGAGGGATAAGGCAAGGGGACCCCCTATCCCCCTATTTATTCTTATTATGTGCTGAGGGTCTTTCATCTTTGCTTAGAAAAGCCACAGAAAGCAACCAGATCCATGGGTTAATGTCATGTCGTGGGGGTGTAAAGATATCTCATCTTCTCTTTGCTGATGATACTTTGCTCTTCTGTGAGGCTCGCACTAGGGAGTGTCAAAACCTTTTAACCATATTGGCACAATATGAAGCTGCTTCTGGCCAAGCTATCAATAGGCAAAAAACAACTCTCTTTTTTAGCCGGAACACTGCACCTGAGGTTAAGCAAGAGATCCAAGCCTTACTTGGTGCACAAGTGATGAATGACTGTGAGAAATATTTGGGGCTGCCAATGGTAGGGGGACAATCCAAGGTGTCTACTTTCAGGGGGTTGTTGGAACGTATAACGAATAAGGTGATGGGGTGGAAGGAGAAACATATTTCAAAAGCTGGAAGAGAGGTATTGATCAAGACCGTGGCACAGGCTATTCCGACTTATTCTATGAGTCTTTTCAAAATTCCCAAGGCCATTTGTGATGGTATAAATTCTGTCTTGGCTAAATATTGGTGGGGTCAATCTCGTAATGagaggaaaattcattggattAATTGGAATAAGCTTTGTTCCCCCAAGAATAAAGGTGGTATTGGATTCCGGGATATTCATGCTTTTAACCTGGCTATGCTTGCCAAACAAGCTTGGAGCCTTATTCAGGGGTCCCACTCTTTGTTTTATAGGGTGTATAAAGCTCGATACTTTCCTTCTTGCTCATTTATGGATGCTGAATTGGGTAGTAACCCCTCCTTTGTTTGGCGCAGCCTCCTTAAAGCAAGAGAGCTCATCACTGCGGGTTCTGCCTGGAAGATTGGTGATGGCGAAACTGTTGGCATAGAGAGTCATAAATGGCTCCCACGGCCTCCTAGTTTCAAGCCTGGAGCGGACCGATCACTTAAGGTTAGTCATCTGTTTGATGCTGATACCAGACAGTGGAATAGACCGTTGATTCAGTCACTGTTCCATGCTTCCACAAGGGATGATATCCTACGGATTAAGCTAGGGGATGCACGAACACGAGATAAGCTTCAATGGATTGAGACAAAGAGTCGAACATTCTCGGTCAAATCCGCCTACCATGTTGCACTTCGTCTTTCCAATGCAACCATTGGGGAGCATTCTCTTGCTAACCAGGATAAGGGATTGTGGAACAAGGTTTGGTCCCTTAATACTCCCCCGAAAGTTCGGAACTTCATTTGGCGTGCTTGCTCTGATATCCTGCCTACTAAGGTCAATCTTCAACGGCGGAAAGTACAAGTTGACCCCAAATGTGCCTTCTGTGGTCAACAGGATGAAACAACATGCCATGTCCTGTGGGAGTGTCCGTTTGCTCGGTGCACTTGGTCCCATGTCCGAGGCAAAATTCAGAAGTCCAACTCCGTAGCTTCATGTTTTCACCTACTGACTAGGCAGATGATGGGTAGACTTCCAAAGAAAGAGCTGGAAGCGTGGGCTATGATTTCCTGGTCCCTGTGGAATGCTCGCAATAAGGTCCACTTTGAGCAAGTTCGGCCTCACCCTGCTGGGATCCAACGGGGAGCGATTGCTTTCCTTGAGGAGTATCAACGGCACATGGCAGCTCTCCGTCCTGTGTAGTAGTAATCGTACACACATCTTGCTTTGGATCCtttcatgttttgttttttctttttctttttctgagcCCAGTAGCTATCATAGCCTCTGCGTAGGCTTTTTGCTTCTGTCACTCTTCTTACTAagtagttttgtaatttttttgattacttaataaaattttatcgcctttggtcaaaaaaaaattatattcatattCCTCCTATGAAGATTTCCAAGAACTCGGGGTTCATAAGGAGGAGGCATGGTGCATGGGCTTGTCACAGAAGGCCCCTTCACTAAGGATTCCATCATGAACTTCTTCTCTAATCCATTTGCACTACAGGCCATAGTCTCCGAGCACAGCTCCATAGCTCCTTCAGGAATTTTGGGCTCAAATTTCAAGAGCCTACCATATTCATTTAATAGATGAAACATATAGTCATACACATAGTCCATCTTCAGCTCTTCTTGAATGAAGTCACTTGCTGCTTTTCCAATTGCTTGTGCCTACAAAGTCCATAGGatcttataaatttaataagcaACGAattgtataagagtgtagttggattatttatttattatttcggTTTGCTTATTAGCTTATTTATTtaggtacaattttttaatatttcattttttttgggagaatcgTATTTTTGCTAACTTTCAACATATAAGAAGTATAAGATTTTAGCAAAACACTGATCCAAACACACATCAAAgcgaaaaagaaaaatcaagttATAGTGACTCACTTTTTGTTTGTGATTGTTTCCCCAATCTACAGCAAATTTAATGGATTTGCACTTGTCGTCATCCCTTATAGGCCAGTAGTGATGCACAGGTTTTAGACCTCTAGTGAAGAAATCATAGTATGTTGGTTTTACAAGCAGTGTGACAGAATCACAGGCTAGAATGTATTTTTCACTCACAGACCAGGACCATCCTTCAATATAGATCTTGTATCTATGTGAATCATAAACAAGTGAAAAGGAAAGTGTCTAAGATTAGCTAGATTCCAAAACAAGTGAATTcataacatatatattaatttcttgTTTGATGGGAAGGATGAGTTATTTAATTACCTGTGTGTGCATTGGCTTGCTAGGTCTGATTTCTTATATCCTTGCTGAGACTCAAGGATCCAGTCCTGCAAATTATACCCATTTTGTAATGCATATATTAATTGTAACAAAATTTTGCCTAAGAGGTCCATATAGCCAAATAAATAGAATGGCATAGGGGCCTTTGATTTTTAACACGTGCATGTTGAAGTTATCTAAGAAAAAAGTATAAGAAATTTCTCTGATCGAATGATCCAAATTAATAGCATGTACCATGTGATCTTAGTCCTAAAATCACAGAATTCATAATTACCTGGGCATATAAGCGAGCATTCCAGTCTTGTTTGTCAGAGATATTGCATTTGAGGAGGTCTCTTCTGGTTTCAGCTACAGCAGGGTTTCCCTTCCAGTAAGCATATGGTTCCCTTTTGATCCACTTGCTCCTCTTGTTACCTTCTTTAAGTTCTTTTAGCAAGCTTTCCCATGGCTTTATATTTATCTCAGACCTATATAAACCATGTAGCACTTTAGTGGGTAAGAACGATTTCCTTGCTTAGAGGCACAAaatagagggttttttttttttttttttttttttttggggagggggTGATCCTAATCATGAAAGTTCCTATTAAAGGAATTCCAAAGAGGAATATGTATGACCATTTGTATTTAAATTGTTAAAGAATTGTTGATTCAGTCAAATgggaattgaaattttttttatttaatgatctAAGCCTTggaaaaacatatatatatatatatatatatatatatgtgtgtgtgtgtgtgtgaatttgGTGATCCgatcaaataaataaacaagctTCGGACCTAGCATCTTTATGTAGCCCATGGACGTGCTACTAATATAATAACTATAACCACTATTGtactatatattatatactacATACCTTTTTTAGTATTTCAAAGAAGTTAGAATCCATTATTtgccaatcaaaaaaaaaaaaaaaaaatcaatagaatCCATTACTTGagtaattaatttaataacttTGTAGcagtaatcattttttttttgctgaatttgtAGCAGTAATCATATGACTACCTTaaaaaaccttttttatttGCGTGAAAGAAAGAGGAGACTATGtcaaactgtcaaaaaaaaaaaaaaaaaaactaggtaGGTGGGTAAATTTGATTCCTTGAAATAAATGAGAAGAGCCCCACTCTGTCACTGTTCAGGCTTGAACTGGTTTAGGTCTCATGTGGTATAGGTCATATGTTATTTTAGTGGCAACCCACGTTAAATATCCAGCTTTCATATTGGTCAGCTTCTCAAGTAGGACTCACAAACATTAGCCTAAATTGTAAATTCAGCTAAGAATAGACTACTCTAGCATGAATGGAACTTATTACCTACCATTCTTGCAACAAAACATGAAAactaggtttttattttttatttattaattttgttgttgataattcgATGTTATAATaatagggatgaaaaattaGAATCCTAATTATGCTAATAAAGGAGTGCTCTTGATCATAAAAATAGGTTGTTaacaatatatgaaaaattCAGTAAAAGATATTTAAATATGACTCATGTTTATCtaataagtattaaaaaatcaaattagatatttcatagaaaagattttgttgtctaatgtatttaaaatttgtttagataaataaaaaagagagggtAAGTTCTAATTAATTTATACTAATATAATTTAACATTACCATATTTTATAAGGCTGACGTGAAATTACGCgagttttgaaaagtttttagAAGTTAACCAACAATTATATAGCtaggaagaagagaaaaaccATTATCAACCTTACCAACCCCAGAAGGACCAATCAGGGAAGACAATATCCATCGTCCACCTGTCACCACAATACCGAAACAACGGCGGCGGAGCCAGCGTCATGTTGTAGCCGCCTGATAGGATGACCGGCCGGTCATTACAGTCAAACATGAGCTCCAAGTCCGGAATCCTACCAGGGTACAATCTTAGAAGCTGCAAAATACCCCATATAGTAAACACGTCCCTTGTCTGTATTGATTTCTTGTACTTCTTAATATAGGCCTTGCCCTTAACTATCACTAGCCGAAAATGTGCACTCCCCTTGGCTTTCTCAACTATATCCCTTGTGATTCCTGTGGCTTTCCATGGCCGTAGATCCTCGTGGATCCACCGGAAATATTCTGGGCATACGGGTCTTGGTGATGGGTCGAGATCATTGATGGGGTTGAAGGTTTTAGGGTAGTTTGTTGGACaggtttgtgtttggtttccaATGGAACAGTTCAATGGGAATTCAATTCTTTTGGTGGGTGTTTGATGCTTTTCAGAGATTGTTATAGTAAAGTTTGTTGAAATATAAGCAGAAACTTTAGACTGCAAgattaaaaaaagcaaaacgaTGATACACTTTTAATTCTCTTTGCTAAAGCTCAAACTATTAGCTATACAAgttaattttgacaaaaaattaatGACCCAAGAAAAGAAAGTATGGAATATTAAAGCAAAGaacaaatatatgtatatatggtACTAAATAATTATGGGCTACGAAGTATACTGAGACTTACAGTGTGAAGACGAATGGCAGAAATAAAGGTGAGGGTGATGAGAATGAGAAAGAAGAGGATGGTTGTAGCAGTAGTGGCTGTAGGTCCCTTTATCAATCGAGTCTGCCGTATTGTTGTGCCTGAGAATTGTCTAGCTAGCAGTTCAGAAACTCGCAACATCAGGAGATTCAGGAACCTTGTGTATTTTCTTATGTCTTTTGTTGCAGAGAGAAAATGATTCAACTTCGATTATGCAAAAATTTCTAGTCGTTACTTTTTTTCAGGTGCCCCTCTCACCAATAACTgttgaaattttctatttttttattatttttatttaacataaaaaatagaaagtcaAAGTAGATCAACTTTGATGTACTAATTAATTACTATTAAATTAGGCTTGTAGCTAAGCCCTGGCTAGATATGACAATATATGGGTCCAAAGGAGAACTTGGGTGaggttatttatatatatagtcaaataGGGATCCAGGATCTCTCCAGAAAACCTTCACTCCAGGAGATTTATGAGGGTCTTGATGACATACAATTTGACTTGGAGATGTCATTCTTTTGCAAACACAATAAGGACATAATGGCACGAGGACAAGAAGGATCAGTACTACTCATGTTGCAATTTCTATGCGTACAATACAGGGGTGGAGTCAGGAATTTTTGTTTAGAGGGGCCAAGTTACGACACTATATATTTATCAACCCcccatacacatatatatacacacgtttttttattatatatacacacatatatatacatacttttttatttgataagttatatatatacacacctagcaaaaaaaaaaaaaaaatagagtttagtattttcaatcaaaattatgtttgatggtgatcttttataaaataaaattcattttttccattttcatagtgaaatttttagaaaatttcattttaaatacaaattatcaaattttatattaaagtaagtaaaaaaatctttcaattgaactaatgaaattttcaaaaatatgaatgattcaaaacttggaggaataaATTAGTTTCTAAACATATTTGAAGCTATCTTACTCTAACCTATTATGTGGCAACTGAAGGCACATTTCATGTATAGTTTTAAtgacaagatttttttaatgagtcaatgacttgttaatcgTCACATAACGGGTTAAAAAAGATagattcaaacatgtttgatgccaaacttcatcaaatatttaacaaatataagagcacattttacaataaaaaataaaattgcgaaaaataaagttatatctttattactattagaccaattttttttttttttaagagcatcattggactaattcaaatatttgggggagccaactcttatttttatagagtaaattttaaaaacattaaaataattttatatatatatatatatatagatattttttttttaaatttcaaaattttggagaggccatgccc
This region includes:
- the LOC126708328 gene encoding uncharacterized protein LOC126708328; translated protein: MVNEARDESMKEQMAVIFRYVDAEGFVKEHFFGLIHVVDTVALTLKKGIYSLLSQHYLDIQNIRELLFPIKIVNVSCKCNEQLKVANANEIARLIDLEELETGILQNIIDDAIDGEHWAESESAYEGLTSFEFVFILHLEKETMKITDKLCQTLQNQSQDILNAMHLISSTKALIQKFRDDGWDGLLTTVISFYEKYCIDVLDMNACYVARRGRAHSQLQELNYRFNEDAMELLRLSLALEPQETLKSFRSSDLCLLVKNFYPQDFTNYDKQVLEKELYHFEYNVVQDPEFKKLKSLSELSQWITEVKKSITELLHHEEVFWKQRSRAVWLPAGDKNTKFFHQRASHRRRLNHINGLHDGQGVWQTDEGRVAFIAEEYYKELFTSNNPMHMDEVLDSIDRVVTDGMNETLVQPYTEDEVRTALFQMHPSKAPGPDGMSPFFFQKYWHVVGQDVTSAVLSVLHSGRCLRKMNFTHIVLVPKVNDPQHITEFRPISLSNVVSRIVSKVLANRLKTILPNVISDSQSAFVPGRLITDNTTVAFEMLHRMRNRRRGRTGHMAVKLDISKAYDRVEWAFLRRIMLMLGLSVQWVDLAMETVCTASYSILINGEPKGFITPTRGIRQGDPLSPYLFLLCAEGLSSLLRKATESNQIHGLMSCRGGVKISHLLFADDTLLFCEARTRECQNLLTILAQYEAASGQAINRQKTTLFFSRNTAPEVKQEIQALLGAQVMNDCEKYLGLPMVGGQSKVSTFRGLLERITNKVMGWKEKHISKAGREVLIKTVAQAIPTYSMSLFKIPKAICDGINSVLAKYWWGQSRNERKIHWINWNKLCSPKNKGGIGFRDIHAFNLAMLAKQAWSLIQGSHSLFYRVYKARYFPSCSFMDAELGSNPSFVWRSLLKARELITAGSAWKIGDGETVGIESHKWLPRPPSFKPGADRSLKVSHLFDADTRQWNRPLIQSLFHASTRDDILRIKLGDARTRDKLQWIETKSRTFSVKSAYHVALRLSNATIGEHSLANQDKGLWNKVWSLNTPPKVRNFIWRACSDILPTKVNLQRRKVQVDPKCAFCGQQDETTCHVLWECPFARCTWSHVRGKIQKSNSVASCFHLLTRQMMGRLPKKELEAWAMISWSLWNARNKVHFEQVRPHPAGIQRGAIAFLEEYQRHMAALRPV
- the LOC126709871 gene encoding uncharacterized protein LOC126709871; this encodes MLRVSELLARQFSGTTIRQTRLIKGPTATTATTILFFLILITLTFISAIRLHTSKVSAYISTNFTITISEKHQTPTKRIEFPLNCSIGNQTQTCPTNYPKTFNPINDLDPSPRPVCPEYFRWIHEDLRPWKATGITRDIVEKAKGSAHFRLVIVKGKAYIKKYKKSIQTRDVFTIWGILQLLRLYPGRIPDLELMFDCNDRPVILSGGYNMTLAPPPLFRYCGDRWTMDIVFPDWSFWGWSEINIKPWESLLKELKEGNKRSKWIKREPYAYWKGNPAVAETRRDLLKCNISDKQDWNARLYAQDWILESQQGYKKSDLASQCTHRYKIYIEGWSWSVSEKYILACDSVTLLVKPTYYDFFTRGLKPVHHYWPIRDDDKCKSIKFAVDWGNNHKQKAQAIGKAASDFIQEELKMDYVYDYMFHLLNEYGRLLKFEPKIPEGAMELCSETMACSANGLEKKFMMESLVKGPSVTSPCTMPPPYEPRVLGNLHRRNMNIIFF